Proteins from a genomic interval of Niabella soli DSM 19437:
- a CDS encoding YceI family protein, producing MATWTIDPMHSEIGFKVRHLVISNVSGKFTEFEGTVTADKDDFSDAKASFSADINSISTGPAQRDEHLKSADFFDATNHPKLTFESTSITPKGGDEFDMTGNLTIRGVSKPVTLNVELGGIGPNAYGQTVAGFEINGKINRKDFGLNWSAVTEAGGIVVGDDIKLHISAELVKQA from the coding sequence ATGGCAACATGGACAATTGATCCGATGCATTCGGAAATAGGGTTTAAAGTAAGGCACCTGGTAATCTCAAACGTATCAGGAAAGTTTACCGAGTTTGAAGGGACTGTAACAGCAGACAAAGACGATTTCAGCGATGCAAAAGCATCTTTCAGTGCAGATATCAACAGCATTTCAACCGGACCTGCACAGCGCGACGAGCACCTGAAAAGTGCGGATTTTTTTGATGCGACTAATCACCCTAAACTGACATTTGAATCTACCAGCATTACTCCTAAAGGCGGAGATGAGTTTGATATGACAGGAAACCTTACTATTCGTGGCGTAAGCAAGCCGGTTACCCTGAATGTTGAACTGGGCGGTATCGGACCAAATGCTTACGGACAAACGGTTGCCGGTTTTGAAATCAATGGTAAAATAAACCGTAAAGATTTTGGATTAAACTGGAGCGCGGTTACCGAAGCCGGCGGCATTGTAGTAGGTGATGATATAAAACTGCATATCAGCGCCGAACTGGTTAAGCAAGCCTAA
- a CDS encoding TlpA disulfide reductase family protein → MKHLFWIVITAAAVAAGCKEAHKKSFTVDGTVVNSPEKKMYLEEVPVGSMQPVIVDSAQIENGKFSLKTDAREEGIYNLRLGQLDFPVASVINDAPEVTVNITMSKLNPSLPQEYEVKNSAASQLMKDFILTFQNKLVPVINATHTIDSLSHLPKIADSVIVKVKQGREQKGADLRSYALEEIKKASNPALSIFQLGFYQSTANNPELGLKPLDDDQVFALIDAVTQKFPNHVAVAGLKLNLQQAREAEKKKSLVGKQAPDFTLPDPTGKPISLSSFRGKYVLVDFWASWCRPCRAENPNVVAAFNQFKNKGFTVFGVSLDKDAYEWKNAIQNDKLTWPHVSDLKQWESAVVPLYGIGGIPFNVLIDPQGKVIAEGLRGPDLQSKLASLLP, encoded by the coding sequence ATGAAGCATTTATTTTGGATCGTAATAACCGCTGCAGCTGTAGCGGCCGGATGTAAGGAAGCGCACAAGAAAAGTTTTACTGTAGACGGAACCGTTGTCAACAGTCCCGAGAAAAAAATGTACCTGGAGGAAGTGCCTGTGGGGTCGATGCAGCCGGTAATTGTAGATTCGGCGCAGATCGAGAATGGAAAATTCTCTTTAAAAACAGACGCAAGAGAGGAAGGTATTTACAACCTGCGCCTGGGTCAGTTGGATTTTCCGGTGGCATCCGTTATTAACGACGCGCCGGAAGTAACGGTAAACATAACCATGAGCAAATTGAATCCTTCCCTGCCGCAGGAATATGAAGTGAAGAACTCAGCGGCCAGTCAGTTGATGAAGGATTTTATCCTTACCTTCCAAAACAAATTAGTACCGGTTATCAATGCCACGCATACAATCGACAGCCTCAGTCACCTGCCTAAAATAGCTGACAGTGTTATCGTAAAAGTGAAGCAGGGCAGGGAGCAAAAGGGCGCTGATCTTCGATCCTATGCTCTGGAGGAGATCAAAAAAGCTTCCAACCCGGCTTTGTCCATTTTCCAATTGGGATTTTATCAATCTACTGCCAATAACCCGGAACTGGGATTGAAGCCATTGGACGACGACCAGGTATTTGCTTTGATCGACGCGGTTACCCAAAAATTTCCCAATCACGTTGCTGTGGCGGGGTTAAAATTAAATTTGCAGCAGGCGCGCGAGGCCGAGAAAAAGAAGTCGCTGGTAGGCAAACAGGCGCCTGATTTTACGCTGCCGGACCCCACCGGGAAACCGATCTCTTTAAGCTCCTTCAGAGGTAAATATGTGCTGGTTGATTTCTGGGCCAGTTGGTGCCGTCCCTGCCGGGCGGAAAACCCCAATGTAGTGGCGGCCTTTAATCAGTTTAAGAATAAAGGATTTACGGTGTTTGGCGTTTCGTTGGATAAAGACGCTTATGAATGGAAGAACGCCATCCAGAATGATAAGCTGACCTGGCCGCATGTGAGTGACCTGAAGCAATGGGAATCTGCTGTGGTGCCACTTTACGGGATCGGCGGCATCCCCTTTAATGTTTTAATAGACCCTCAAGGGAAAGTGATTGCGGAAGGGTTGCGTGGCCCCGATCTTCAGAGCAAGCTGGCCAGCCTTTTACCCTGA
- the gatB gene encoding Asp-tRNA(Asn)/Glu-tRNA(Gln) amidotransferase subunit GatB: MDLSEKYEVVIGLEVHAQLRTQSKLFCGDSIAFGAAPNTHVSPITLAHPGSLPKMNEKVIEYAVKLGLACNCDIEQKNYFARKNYFYPDLPKGYQISQHTTPICKNGFVPIKVSTGEKNVRLNRIHMEEDAGKSLHDVDEWNTAVDYNRAGTPLVEIVTEPDLSSSEEAFAYVSELRKLVRYLEVCDGNMEEGSMRCDANISVRLKGVEKLGTKVEVKNLNSIRNVKRAIDFEANRLMQLLEKGETIRQQTRSFDAGNGTTFAIRDKEDAEDYRYFPDPDLPPFDLKDEFIAAVRESIPALPAARIQKYTAEYQLPEYDAQVLTEEKETADYFEALVQQTTNYKAAANWMLGPVKTWLNENSAAIAAFPLKPAQIAALIDTVDSGKVSFSIASTKLFHLLLQEPGETPIVLAEKNNLIQQSNAADLEPVIDAVLEKLSGKVAEYKKGKKGLLALFVGEVMKQTKGKADPKKTNELLLKKLQ, translated from the coding sequence ATGGATTTAAGTGAGAAATATGAAGTGGTAATTGGGTTGGAGGTACACGCCCAGTTGCGTACACAAAGCAAACTTTTTTGTGGCGACAGTATCGCTTTTGGCGCGGCGCCCAATACGCATGTGAGCCCCATAACACTGGCGCACCCTGGGAGTTTGCCCAAAATGAATGAAAAAGTAATTGAATATGCCGTAAAACTGGGCCTGGCCTGCAATTGCGACATAGAACAAAAAAACTATTTTGCCCGGAAAAACTATTTTTATCCGGACCTGCCCAAGGGTTACCAGATCTCCCAGCATACCACACCTATTTGCAAAAATGGATTTGTACCCATTAAAGTAAGCACTGGTGAAAAAAATGTACGGCTGAACCGGATCCATATGGAAGAAGATGCGGGAAAAAGTCTGCATGATGTGGATGAATGGAACACGGCGGTGGACTATAATCGCGCCGGCACCCCGTTGGTGGAAATTGTAACGGAACCCGACCTCAGCAGCAGCGAAGAAGCTTTTGCCTATGTGTCTGAATTGCGCAAGCTGGTCCGCTACCTGGAGGTGTGCGATGGAAACATGGAAGAAGGCAGCATGCGCTGCGATGCGAATATTTCCGTTCGCCTGAAAGGCGTGGAAAAACTGGGGACCAAGGTGGAAGTAAAAAACCTTAACTCCATACGCAACGTGAAACGTGCGATTGATTTTGAAGCCAACCGGCTGATGCAGTTGCTGGAAAAAGGCGAAACCATCCGCCAGCAAACGCGCAGTTTTGACGCGGGTAACGGTACTACTTTTGCGATTCGCGATAAGGAAGATGCAGAAGACTATAGGTACTTCCCTGATCCGGACCTGCCGCCATTTGATTTAAAAGACGAATTTATTGCGGCGGTCAGGGAATCTATTCCTGCCTTACCGGCGGCCCGTATTCAAAAATATACCGCGGAATACCAGTTGCCCGAATATGACGCACAGGTGCTCACCGAAGAAAAAGAAACGGCCGATTATTTTGAGGCGTTGGTGCAGCAAACCACCAATTATAAAGCCGCTGCCAACTGGATGTTGGGGCCTGTAAAAACCTGGCTGAATGAAAACAGCGCTGCTATCGCGGCATTCCCACTGAAGCCGGCACAGATTGCGGCATTGATCGACACGGTGGATTCCGGAAAAGTGAGTTTTTCTATTGCGTCTACAAAGCTGTTCCATTTATTGCTGCAGGAACCCGGTGAAACACCCATCGTCCTGGCGGAAAAAAATAACCTCATCCAGCAATCCAATGCCGCCGATCTGGAACCGGTGATTGATGCCGTTTTGGAAAAACTATCTGGCAAAGTAGCTGAATACAAAAAGGGGAAAAAAGGCTTGCTGGCGCTTTTTGTGGGCGAGGTGATGAAGCAGACGAAGGGTAAAGCAGACCCCAAAAAAACGAACGAACTATTGTTGAAAAAGTTACAATAA
- a CDS encoding PDZ domain-containing protein — translation MKSYYFLFALLLPGIGFAQNNHQNKEAEQIIITKKGAADGKMNIVVDGDKITVNGKPAGDDASADISVKRKKIKDLDMYNDEGQWNRGRSFNNNFGDNWQQMPAPNKAMLGVVTRKTEDGVAVVNVSEASAAAKAGLKEGDIITKIDGNTIKAPDELSAAVKDKNPGDKISITYTRDGKSFTTSAILTKWKAPQNNMYFDQGNGNSYSMPPMDLNELFRQLPNQGQNGNRSFRFYGSPDFETADNSPKIGIRIQDLGKENGVKILDVEKGSDADKAGLRSGDVIKEINGHPVTTTENAGRALREDRKSSIEFKINRNGKNQTIALSRSSRIKTADL, via the coding sequence ATGAAATCTTATTATTTCCTTTTTGCGCTATTGCTGCCCGGTATAGGTTTTGCGCAAAACAATCATCAAAACAAAGAAGCGGAACAGATCATTATAACCAAAAAAGGAGCGGCCGATGGCAAAATGAATATTGTTGTCGACGGCGATAAAATTACAGTAAACGGTAAACCGGCGGGTGACGATGCCAGTGCTGATATTTCTGTAAAACGTAAGAAGATCAAGGACCTGGATATGTACAATGACGAAGGGCAATGGAACCGGGGCCGCTCCTTTAATAATAATTTTGGGGACAACTGGCAACAAATGCCGGCGCCAAATAAAGCGATGTTGGGGGTGGTTACCCGCAAAACAGAGGATGGTGTCGCCGTTGTAAATGTATCTGAAGCAAGCGCTGCGGCCAAAGCAGGATTAAAAGAAGGAGATATTATCACCAAAATAGATGGCAATACCATTAAAGCACCGGATGAGCTTTCTGCTGCAGTGAAGGATAAAAACCCGGGAGATAAAATTTCCATAACGTATACCCGCGACGGTAAATCGTTTACAACCAGCGCCATACTTACAAAATGGAAAGCGCCGCAAAACAATATGTATTTTGACCAGGGCAATGGCAATTCCTATTCCATGCCCCCAATGGACCTGAATGAGTTATTCCGCCAGTTGCCCAACCAGGGCCAGAATGGAAACCGGAGTTTCCGGTTTTACGGCAGTCCTGATTTTGAAACCGCGGATAACAGTCCAAAAATCGGCATTCGCATCCAGGACCTGGGCAAAGAAAACGGGGTAAAGATCCTGGATGTTGAAAAGGGCTCTGACGCCGATAAAGCCGGGTTAAGAAGCGGGGATGTTATTAAGGAAATTAACGGGCACCCGGTAACTACCACTGAAAATGCCGGCAGGGCGCTCCGGGAGGATCGTAAATCCTCTATTGAGTTTAAAATCAATAGAAATGGAAAAAATCAGACGATTGCCTTAAGCCGTTCTTCCAGAATAAAAACGGCTGATCTGTAG
- a CDS encoding ion transporter produces the protein MSLFRLIPDKTDVVQDQNKPLEKGTFREWLYITIFQASTTAGKIFDIGLFILIVSNITLLMLESVPSVSLKYAAVFKTLDIIFLVLFSIEYLLRLYCVRSAKRYAASFYGMIDLLAILPSYMEFFYPQWHVFMIVRSFRLLRIFRIFKMVRFLDESRVLMFALVKSFRKIIVFLFFVLLLAIFLGSLMYVVEFQHNPGFNTIPQSIYWAVVTITTVGYGDVAPATAVGKIIASFIMILGYAIIAVPTGIMSAAVIQEEKKSRKKHCPHCFAAVYGKEAAFCSACGQKLDQSF, from the coding sequence ATGTCTTTATTCCGGCTCATCCCAGATAAAACCGACGTAGTACAGGATCAGAACAAACCTCTTGAAAAAGGAACCTTCAGGGAGTGGCTTTATATTACCATTTTCCAGGCCTCTACTACTGCCGGAAAAATATTTGATATAGGGTTGTTTATCCTCATTGTTTCCAATATTACATTGTTGATGCTGGAAAGCGTTCCTTCCGTTTCCCTTAAATATGCTGCTGTTTTTAAAACGCTGGATATTATCTTCCTTGTTCTGTTTTCGATAGAATACCTGTTGCGGCTCTATTGTGTGCGTTCCGCAAAAAGATATGCTGCCAGCTTTTACGGAATGATAGACCTGCTGGCCATTTTGCCCTCCTATATGGAGTTTTTCTATCCCCAATGGCATGTCTTTATGATCGTGCGCAGCTTCCGCCTGCTACGGATCTTCCGCATTTTTAAAATGGTCCGGTTCCTGGATGAAAGCCGTGTTTTGATGTTTGCGCTGGTGAAAAGTTTTCGAAAGATCATCGTATTCCTCTTTTTCGTATTGCTGCTGGCTATTTTTTTAGGCTCCCTGATGTATGTAGTGGAGTTTCAGCATAACCCCGGTTTTAACACCATTCCCCAAAGTATTTATTGGGCGGTCGTAACGATTACTACAGTGGGTTATGGCGATGTAGCCCCGGCTACCGCAGTAGGTAAAATCATTGCATCTTTTATTATGATCCTGGGTTACGCCATTATTGCGGTACCTACCGGTATTATGTCTGCCGCGGTAATACAGGAGGAGAAAAAAAGCCGGAAAAAACACTGCCCCCATTGTTTTGCTGCGGTATATGGGAAAGAAGCCGCATTTTGCAGCGCCTGCGGGCAAAAACTGGATCAATCATTTTAA
- the alaS gene encoding alanine--tRNA ligase: MMTSTEIRQAFLDFFKSKGHEIVPSAPIVVKNDPTLMFTNAGMNQFKDYFLGNKQSPYPRVADTQKCLRVSGKHNDLEEVGVDTYHHTMFEMLGNWSFGDYFKKEAIAWSWELLTEVLKIPKDRLYVSVFEGDEKEGLPFDEEAANEWKKWISEDRIIKGKKKDNFWEMGDTGPCGPCSEIHVDCRPDAERAQVEGKTLVNADHPQVIEIWNNVFMQFNRLKDGSLQPLPAKHVDTGMGFERLVRVLQNKTSNYDTDVFTGTISAIEKITGKKYDFSDSKEAIAFRVLADHIRAIAFTIADGQLPSNTGAGYVIRRILRRAVRYYYSYLDYKHPLLHQLVPVIAEQFATVFSELKQQQEFVVKVIREEEDSFLRTLEKGLKRIDDILKASSGNQIAGKDAFELYDTYGFPIDLTRLIASENNTSVDEAGFEAEMQQQKNRSRAATAIDTEDWQPVHAEQPSKFVGYEDLNVPTQIIKYRKVKAKGKEQYQLVLETTPFYAESGGQVGDTGTLTTTQSGEKNIKVLDTKKENDLIIHLVDQLPEPIDGGYSAVVDFEKRLNTTYNHTATHLLHAALKQVLGPHVNQKGSLVSPELLRFDVSHFAKITDEELRKVEMIVNQKIRENIPVVIKEMPKEEALKLGAMALFGEKYGDTVRVVTIDPKFSVELCGGTHVPQTGMIGMFLITSEAAVAAGVRRIEALTGPAAFRYLSERVNEYKQVGELLKSANPLKAIEKLISDKTTLEKKVERLEAKELVGIRNELLQKDETINQVNFIGGIVEVSNPDALKKLCADLKNHLRDFVIVLGANIGGKAAVAVTIADTVVAAKGLDAGQIIKQQVAPLIKGGGGGQKTLATAGGQEAGNLKQVIEAVKKLL; encoded by the coding sequence ATGATGACCAGTACCGAGATACGACAGGCTTTTTTGGATTTTTTTAAAAGCAAAGGACATGAAATTGTGCCTTCTGCCCCCATTGTGGTAAAAAATGACCCCACGCTGATGTTTACCAACGCGGGGATGAACCAGTTTAAGGATTATTTCCTGGGCAATAAACAAAGTCCGTACCCGCGTGTGGCAGATACCCAAAAATGCCTGCGCGTCAGCGGCAAGCATAACGACCTGGAGGAAGTAGGGGTGGATACCTACCACCATACCATGTTTGAAATGCTGGGGAACTGGAGTTTTGGCGACTATTTTAAAAAAGAAGCCATTGCCTGGAGCTGGGAGTTATTGACCGAGGTATTAAAGATCCCCAAAGACCGGCTGTATGTTTCGGTTTTTGAGGGCGATGAAAAAGAGGGATTGCCTTTTGATGAGGAAGCGGCGAATGAATGGAAAAAGTGGATCAGTGAAGACCGGATCATTAAAGGAAAAAAGAAGGATAACTTCTGGGAGATGGGCGATACAGGCCCCTGTGGCCCTTGTTCAGAGATACATGTGGATTGCCGGCCGGATGCAGAACGGGCGCAGGTGGAGGGCAAGACCCTGGTCAATGCCGATCATCCGCAGGTGATCGAGATCTGGAACAATGTATTTATGCAGTTCAACCGCCTGAAGGACGGCAGCCTGCAGCCCCTGCCCGCCAAACACGTAGATACGGGCATGGGGTTTGAACGCCTGGTGCGCGTGTTGCAAAACAAGACCTCCAATTATGATACAGATGTGTTTACAGGGACCATCAGTGCAATTGAAAAGATCACCGGTAAAAAATACGATTTCAGCGATAGCAAGGAAGCTATTGCTTTTAGAGTACTGGCCGATCATATCCGGGCTATTGCCTTTACGATAGCCGACGGGCAATTGCCTTCCAATACCGGTGCGGGCTATGTGATCCGCCGTATTTTGCGCCGCGCGGTGCGTTACTATTATTCTTACCTGGACTATAAACACCCTTTGCTCCATCAGTTGGTGCCGGTTATTGCAGAACAGTTTGCAACCGTATTTTCTGAATTAAAACAGCAGCAGGAGTTTGTGGTGAAGGTGATACGGGAAGAAGAAGACTCCTTTTTAAGAACATTGGAAAAAGGGCTGAAGCGTATTGATGATATCTTAAAAGCATCATCAGGAAATCAGATTGCGGGCAAAGACGCGTTTGAACTATACGATACTTATGGCTTCCCGATCGATCTGACCCGTTTGATCGCTTCAGAAAACAACACTTCGGTTGATGAAGCCGGTTTTGAGGCTGAAATGCAGCAACAGAAAAACCGCAGCCGTGCCGCCACTGCTATTGATACGGAGGACTGGCAACCGGTGCATGCCGAGCAACCTTCGAAATTTGTGGGGTATGAGGATCTGAATGTTCCTACACAGATCATCAAATACCGGAAAGTAAAAGCAAAAGGAAAAGAGCAATACCAACTGGTACTGGAAACCACGCCTTTCTACGCTGAAAGCGGCGGCCAGGTGGGCGATACAGGCACCCTCACCACAACACAGTCAGGTGAAAAAAATATAAAGGTCCTTGACACCAAAAAAGAGAACGATCTGATCATTCACCTGGTGGATCAGCTTCCCGAACCCATTGACGGGGGGTATAGCGCTGTGGTGGATTTTGAAAAAAGATTAAACACTACCTACAATCATACCGCTACGCATTTACTGCATGCCGCGCTGAAGCAGGTGCTGGGGCCGCATGTAAACCAGAAGGGATCGTTGGTGAGCCCGGAACTATTACGTTTTGATGTGTCGCATTTTGCAAAGATAACCGATGAGGAGCTCCGGAAGGTAGAGATGATCGTCAACCAGAAGATTCGTGAGAATATCCCGGTGGTTATTAAGGAAATGCCTAAAGAAGAAGCGTTGAAACTGGGCGCTATGGCGCTGTTTGGTGAAAAATACGGTGATACGGTACGCGTGGTTACCATCGATCCTAAGTTTTCCGTTGAGCTTTGCGGAGGTACGCATGTGCCGCAAACGGGAATGATCGGAATGTTTCTCATTACTTCGGAAGCCGCAGTAGCTGCCGGGGTGCGTCGTATTGAAGCGCTTACCGGCCCGGCGGCGTTCCGTTATCTCAGCGAACGCGTTAACGAATACAAACAGGTGGGAGAATTGCTGAAGAGCGCTAATCCTTTAAAAGCAATTGAAAAACTGATCAGCGACAAAACCACCCTGGAGAAAAAAGTGGAGCGATTGGAAGCAAAGGAACTGGTGGGCATCCGCAATGAGCTGTTGCAAAAAGACGAGACCATTAACCAGGTGAATTTCATCGGAGGTATAGTTGAAGTAAGCAATCCGGATGCACTAAAAAAATTATGTGCCGATCTGAAAAATCACTTGCGCGATTTTGTGATCGTTCTTGGTGCGAATATAGGTGGGAAAGCGGCAGTAGCGGTGACTATCGCTGATACGGTAGTTGCGGCAAAAGGACTGGATGCCGGCCAGATTATTAAACAGCAGGTGGCGCCGTTGATCAAAGGCGGCGGGGGCGGACAAAAAACATTGGCTACTGCCGGCGGCCAGGAAGCGGGTAACCTGAAGCAGGTAATTGAAGCGGTCAAAAAGCTGCTCTGA
- a CDS encoding methylglyoxal synthase, with protein MERTLAPHKRIALVAHDHKKEELLQWAIANRQKLLQHRLYATGTTGTILEKTLGQSIHKLLSGPLGGDQQIGVMIAEEKLDILIFFWDPMEAQPHDPDVKALLRLSATYNLPVACNAATADFLFTSPFMTSEYHAVQTDYSTYLKRKLPETNL; from the coding sequence ATGGAGCGGACATTAGCACCCCATAAAAGAATTGCCCTGGTGGCGCATGATCATAAAAAAGAGGAATTATTGCAATGGGCCATTGCCAACCGGCAAAAACTGTTACAACACCGGCTGTACGCCACCGGAACCACCGGAACGATCCTCGAAAAAACATTGGGCCAATCCATTCACAAATTACTCAGCGGACCGCTGGGCGGCGATCAGCAGATCGGCGTCATGATCGCGGAAGAAAAGCTGGATATCCTCATTTTTTTCTGGGACCCGATGGAGGCTCAGCCCCATGATCCCGATGTAAAGGCCCTGTTACGCCTGTCGGCCACTTATAACCTTCCCGTAGCCTGCAATGCCGCAACGGCGGACTTTCTTTTTACTTCTCCCTTTATGACCAGTGAATACCATGCGGTACAAACGGACTATTCAACCTATTTAAAACGAAAATTGCCGGAAACGAACTTGTAA
- a CDS encoding four helix bundle protein yields the protein MSTILKFEELDIWQQARKLSLEIFKTTSVMPFASDFRFRDQVRAAAGSAMDNIAEGFERSSRLEFVNFPGFSKGSCGEVKSQLYRALDQNYISKELFNHLCERYTKLCSGIAAFIIYLNKAEARGLRFKDRNQQQTINKKL from the coding sequence ATGAGCACCATTTTAAAATTTGAAGAATTAGATATTTGGCAACAGGCAAGGAAATTGTCTCTTGAAATTTTTAAAACAACATCAGTAATGCCTTTCGCTTCTGATTTTCGGTTCAGAGATCAGGTCAGGGCCGCCGCCGGATCAGCAATGGATAATATCGCAGAAGGGTTTGAACGTTCATCAAGACTCGAATTTGTAAACTTCCCGGGATTTTCCAAAGGCTCCTGCGGTGAGGTAAAATCGCAACTATACCGAGCCCTGGACCAGAACTATATTTCAAAAGAATTGTTTAATCATCTGTGCGAACGATACACAAAATTGTGTTCCGGAATAGCCGCATTTATTATCTACCTTAACAAAGCGGAAGCCCGCGGACTCAGATTTAAAGATCGGAATCAACAACAAACAATAAATAAAAAACTATAA
- the uvrB gene encoding excinuclease ABC subunit UvrB: protein MSFKLHTPFPPAGDQPEAIRQLTEGILAGEKYQTLLGVTGSGKTYTMANVIQNVQRPTLIITHNKTLVAQLYGEFRQFFPENAVEYFVSYYDYYQPEAYMPVSDTYIEKDLAINEELDKLRLRATTSLLSGRRDIIVVASVSCIYGMGNPTDYENGIIRIDKGQTLSRQGFLHALVNSLYTRTTIEFNRGTFRVKGDTVDINLPYLDFGYRVTFFGDEIEQIESIDVATGKRIGKMENAAIFPANLYVAPKDMINQVLFEIQDEMQAQVGYFQQQGRLIEGQRIKERVEYDVEMIKELGYCNGIENYSRFFDRRNPGTRPFCLLDYFPKDYITIIDESHQTMPQVSGMYGGDRSRKLILVDYGFRLPSALDNRPLNFHEFENLQNQLIFVSATPDKYELEKTGGVIVEQVVRPTGLLDPPIEIRPSINQIDDLLDEIDKTVKKGDRVLVTTLTKRMAEEMDKYLHRINIKSKYIHSEVDTLERVEILRQLRLGEIDVLVGVNLLREGLDLPEVSLVAILDADKEGFLRNEKSLTQTAGRAARNVDGKVIFYADTMTGSMQRTIDETDRRREKQIAYNLEHNITPRTVKKSKEQVFQQTSVLDIRGFDEKDKNAISFDQDMITVAAEDPAVYKTIPQMEKAVTKIKKEMEKAAKDLDFMEAARLRDEMFRLQKELEEMKR, encoded by the coding sequence ATGTCTTTTAAGTTACATACGCCCTTTCCCCCCGCCGGTGATCAGCCAGAAGCGATCCGGCAACTGACCGAAGGTATTTTGGCCGGCGAAAAATACCAGACTTTACTCGGCGTTACCGGCAGCGGGAAAACCTATACCATGGCCAATGTGATCCAGAATGTGCAGCGGCCTACACTTATCATTACGCACAATAAAACGCTGGTGGCCCAGCTCTATGGCGAGTTCCGGCAGTTCTTCCCGGAAAACGCCGTGGAATATTTTGTTTCTTACTACGACTATTACCAGCCCGAGGCCTACATGCCGGTGAGCGACACGTATATCGAAAAGGACCTCGCCATCAACGAAGAGCTGGATAAGCTGCGGCTGCGGGCCACTACCAGCCTGCTTTCCGGACGCCGGGATATTATTGTAGTGGCCTCGGTAAGCTGTATCTATGGTATGGGAAACCCCACGGATTATGAAAATGGGATCATTCGTATTGATAAGGGCCAGACCCTTTCCCGCCAGGGGTTTCTGCATGCATTAGTAAATTCATTATATACCCGCACCACCATTGAATTCAACCGCGGTACTTTCCGGGTAAAAGGCGATACGGTAGATATCAACCTGCCTTATCTGGATTTTGGCTACCGCGTTACTTTTTTTGGCGATGAGATCGAGCAGATCGAAAGCATTGACGTAGCTACGGGAAAACGCATCGGCAAAATGGAAAACGCGGCTATCTTCCCCGCCAATTTATATGTAGCGCCTAAAGACATGATCAACCAGGTACTTTTTGAGATCCAGGATGAAATGCAGGCCCAGGTGGGCTATTTCCAACAACAGGGGCGGTTGATTGAAGGACAGCGGATCAAAGAACGGGTGGAATACGATGTGGAAATGATCAAAGAACTGGGCTATTGCAATGGCATCGAGAATTATTCCCGCTTTTTTGACCGCCGCAACCCCGGGACCCGGCCTTTCTGCCTGCTGGACTATTTTCCTAAAGACTATATTACCATCATTGATGAAAGTCACCAGACCATGCCGCAGGTAAGTGGCATGTATGGCGGCGACCGCAGCCGCAAATTAATATTGGTGGATTATGGGTTCCGCCTGCCCTCAGCGCTGGATAACCGGCCCCTCAATTTTCACGAATTTGAGAACCTGCAAAACCAGTTGATCTTTGTTTCGGCTACGCCGGATAAATATGAGCTGGAAAAAACCGGCGGCGTGATCGTGGAGCAGGTCGTGCGCCCCACCGGGCTGCTGGATCCGCCCATCGAGATCCGCCCCAGCATCAACCAGATCGATGATCTTTTGGATGAAATTGACAAAACGGTAAAAAAAGGCGATCGCGTTTTGGTAACGACTCTGACGAAGCGCATGGCCGAAGAAATGGACAAATACCTGCATCGGATCAACATTAAATCGAAATATATTCACAGTGAAGTAGATACACTGGAACGTGTGGAAATATTGCGTCAACTGCGCCTGGGTGAGATCGATGTACTGGTGGGCGTGAACCTGCTGCGGGAAGGACTCGATCTGCCCGAAGTAAGTCTGGTCGCTATCCTGGATGCTGATAAGGAAGGCTTCCTGCGGAATGAAAAATCATTAACCCAAACCGCAGGTCGCGCTGCAAGGAATGTAGATGGAAAAGTGATCTTTTACGCCGATACCATGACCGGTAGTATGCAGCGCACTATTGACGAAACCGATCGCCGCCGGGAAAAACAGATTGCCTATAACCTGGAACATAATATTACCCCACGTACCGTTAAAAAATCCAAAGAACAGGTATTCCAGCAAACCTCTGTTCTGGATATTAGGGGCTTTGATGAAAAAGATAAAAATGCGATCAGCTTCGACCAGGATATGATCACGGTGGCGGCTGAAGACCCGGCCGTCTATAAAACCATTCCCCAAATGGAAAAAGCGGTTACAAAAATTAAAAAAGAAATGGAGAAAGCGGCAAAAGACCTGGATTTTATGGAGGCCGCCCGCCTGCGGGATGAAATGTTCAGGCTACAGAAAGAACTGGAGGAAATGAAACGATAA